A single region of the Sphingomonas crocodyli genome encodes:
- the tatC gene encoding twin-arginine translocase subunit TatC, with product MNDIDESKAPLLDHLLELRRRLLIAVGALAVCFGVCLYFARPIFAFLVQPLLRAGQGKLIYTQIFEAFFVEIKVAFFAAMMLAFPVIANQLWQFVAPGLYKNEKRALLPFLFATPILFLTGAALAYYVAIPVALHFLLGFQGNLGGVQQEALPAVGNYLSFVMQFLFGFGLSFLLPVVLMLLERAGIVTRAQLVGARRYAIVGAFAIAAVLTPPDIGSQLLLAIPLVILYELALIGIWFTERGRKKETPETV from the coding sequence ATGAACGATATCGACGAGAGCAAGGCGCCCTTGCTCGATCATCTGCTGGAATTGCGCCGTCGCCTGCTGATCGCGGTCGGCGCGCTGGCGGTCTGTTTCGGCGTCTGCCTCTATTTCGCGCGGCCGATCTTCGCCTTCCTGGTCCAGCCGCTGCTGCGCGCGGGGCAGGGCAAGCTGATCTACACCCAGATTTTCGAGGCCTTCTTCGTCGAGATCAAGGTCGCCTTCTTCGCGGCGATGATGCTGGCTTTCCCCGTGATCGCCAACCAGCTGTGGCAGTTCGTGGCGCCGGGCCTCTACAAGAATGAGAAGCGCGCGCTGCTGCCCTTCCTGTTCGCGACGCCGATCTTGTTCCTGACGGGGGCGGCGCTGGCTTATTATGTCGCGATCCCGGTCGCGCTCCATTTCCTCCTGGGGTTCCAGGGCAATCTGGGCGGCGTGCAGCAGGAGGCATTGCCGGCCGTCGGCAACTACCTCTCCTTCGTCATGCAGTTCCTGTTCGGCTTCGGCCTGTCCTTCCTGCTGCCGGTGGTGCTGATGTTGCTGGAGCGGGCGGGGATCGTGACGCGCGCGCAGCTTGTCGGCGCGCGGCGCTATGCGATCGTCGGGGCCTTTGCGATCGCGGCGGTGCTGACCCCGCCCGATATCGGATCGCAGCTGCTGCTCGCGATCCCGCTGGTCATTCTCTACGAACTCGCGCTCATCGGCATCTGGTTCACCGAACGGGGTCGTAAAAAGGAAACGCCCGAGACGGTGTGA
- a CDS encoding alpha/beta hydrolase family protein, giving the protein MKSRLLLALLLGTAALAPAVAADGPERAFTGGDLFSLEGATHPEISPDGTQIAYVRQSADIMTDQMRPSLWLVDVKTGRQRPLVAGGGSAASPRWSPDGKRLAYVASNGDGPPQLHVLWIDSGATAKVTGLPQSPGALAWSPDGRSIAYLMRVPGEGLKLGKAPDKPEGAKWAEPLEIIDRVTYRSDDGGYVKPGYRHIFVVPADGGSPRQLTFGDVNDGGPLSWTPDSRTILFSANRSPDWEREAANSDIFTLDVATGALKQITDRKGPDEEPLVSPDGRYIAYLGFDDHNRSYENAQLYVADIDGSGARSLTAKLDRSINEMQWAGNGTLVVSYDDHGLRKIARIGLDGTVRPVVDDVVPGEDFDRPYTGGSFSVSDGGTIAYTGGGALRPADVKVVAGGGSRQLTQLNQGWMAAKAMAPVTKLPVTAPDGRAIDAWLVTPATRQPGQRVPLILEIHGGPNAAYAPTFSTDDQLYAAHGYAVLYVNPRGSTSYGEQFANLIDRAYPGTDYDDLMAAVDAAIAQGTADPNNLFVTGGSGGGVLTSWIVGKTNRFKAAATQKPVINWTSEALTMDGTTFTSRYWFDKKPWEDPMSYWNRSPLSLVGNVSTPTLVVVGSQDYRTPVSESEQYYAALQIRGVPTALVKVPGANHHLLAGRPSQSAAKAAAILAWFDKYRAKPN; this is encoded by the coding sequence ATGAAATCCCGGCTCCTTCTCGCCCTCTTGCTGGGCACCGCCGCCCTCGCGCCCGCCGTCGCCGCTGATGGCCCCGAACGCGCCTTCACCGGCGGGGATCTGTTCAGCCTGGAAGGCGCGACGCATCCCGAGATCAGCCCCGACGGCACCCAGATCGCCTATGTCCGCCAGTCTGCCGACATCATGACCGATCAGATGCGGCCGAGCCTCTGGCTGGTCGACGTCAAGACCGGGCGGCAGCGCCCGCTGGTCGCCGGTGGGGGTTCGGCCGCATCGCCGCGCTGGTCGCCCGACGGCAAGCGGCTGGCCTATGTCGCGAGCAATGGCGATGGCCCGCCGCAGCTTCATGTCCTGTGGATCGACAGCGGCGCGACCGCGAAGGTGACGGGCCTGCCGCAGAGCCCCGGTGCGCTCGCCTGGTCGCCCGACGGCCGATCGATCGCCTATCTGATGCGCGTGCCGGGCGAGGGGCTGAAGCTGGGCAAGGCGCCCGACAAGCCCGAGGGCGCGAAGTGGGCCGAGCCGCTCGAGATCATCGATCGCGTCACCTATCGCAGCGACGATGGCGGCTATGTGAAGCCCGGCTATCGCCACATCTTCGTCGTGCCCGCCGATGGCGGCAGCCCGCGCCAGCTGACCTTCGGCGACGTCAATGATGGCGGCCCGTTGTCGTGGACGCCCGACAGCCGCACGATCCTGTTCAGCGCGAACCGCAGCCCCGATTGGGAGCGCGAGGCAGCGAACAGCGACATCTTCACCCTCGATGTCGCCACCGGCGCGCTCAAGCAGATCACCGATCGCAAGGGGCCGGACGAGGAGCCGCTGGTCTCGCCCGACGGCCGCTATATCGCCTATCTCGGCTTCGACGATCACAATCGCAGCTATGAAAATGCGCAGCTCTATGTCGCCGATATCGACGGCAGCGGTGCGCGGTCGCTGACCGCCAAGCTCGATCGCAGCATCAATGAGATGCAGTGGGCGGGCAACGGGACGTTGGTCGTCTCCTATGACGATCACGGCCTGCGCAAGATCGCGCGCATCGGCCTCGACGGCACGGTGCGGCCGGTGGTCGACGATGTCGTGCCGGGCGAGGATTTCGATCGGCCCTATACGGGCGGCAGCTTCTCGGTCTCGGATGGCGGGACGATCGCCTATACGGGCGGCGGCGCGCTGCGTCCGGCCGACGTGAAGGTGGTGGCCGGCGGCGGATCGCGCCAGCTGACCCAGCTCAATCAGGGCTGGATGGCGGCCAAGGCGATGGCGCCCGTCACGAAGCTGCCGGTGACGGCGCCCGATGGCCGCGCGATCGACGCGTGGCTGGTGACGCCGGCGACGCGCCAGCCGGGGCAGCGCGTGCCGCTGATCCTCGAAATCCACGGCGGGCCGAACGCGGCCTATGCGCCGACCTTTTCGACCGACGATCAGCTGTACGCCGCGCATGGCTATGCCGTGCTTTACGTCAATCCGCGCGGCAGCACGTCCTATGGCGAGCAGTTCGCGAACCTGATCGACCGCGCCTATCCAGGCACCGACTATGACGACCTGATGGCCGCGGTCGACGCCGCGATCGCGCAAGGGACGGCCGATCCGAACAATCTGTTCGTCACCGGCGGATCGGGCGGCGGCGTGCTGACGTCGTGGATCGTCGGCAAGACCAACCGCTTCAAGGCGGCGGCGACGCAGAAGCCGGTGATCAACTGGACCAGCGAGGCGCTGACGATGGACGGCACCACCTTCACCTCGCGTTACTGGTTCGACAAGAAGCCGTGGGAAGATCCCATGTCCTATTGGAACCGCTCGCCGCTCAGCCTTGTCGGCAACGTCTCGACGCCGACCCTCGTCGTCGTCGGCAGCCAGGATTACCGGACCCCGGTGAGCGAGTCCGAGCAATATTATGCCGCGCTCCAGATCCGCGGCGTGCCGACGGCGCTGGTCAAGGTGCCGGGGGCGAACCACCACCTGCTCGCCGGGCGTCCGTCGCAATCGGCGGCGAAGGCGGCGGCGATCCTCGCCTGGTTCGATAAGTATCGGGCAAAGCCGAACTAA
- a CDS encoding NepR family anti-sigma factor, with amino-acid sequence MDEETMIRGAGRLEPTDDQIGGEPKASTPKPARKKRDGARDGGVGNALRSVYTETVNEKIPDEFLDLLSKLD; translated from the coding sequence GTGGACGAAGAAACGATGATCAGGGGTGCTGGCCGCTTGGAGCCTACCGACGACCAGATTGGGGGCGAACCGAAAGCGAGCACGCCCAAGCCCGCGCGCAAGAAGCGCGACGGCGCCCGTGATGGCGGCGTCGGCAATGCGCTGCGCTCGGTTTACACCGAGACCGTCAATGAAAAGATCCCCGACGAATTCCTGGATCTGCTGAGCAAGCTGGACTGA
- a CDS encoding response regulator: MSLGQKLAPHLPFLRRYARALTGSQSHGDNYVRATLEAIVAAPGDFPADVDARVGLYRTFQAIWQSTSFDDDGAAQPPFGAEREAVAQARLQTITPLSRQALLLTAMEGFTVTETAYLIDSSDDEVEALVADAVAEIERQTRTDVLIIEDEPIIAMDLETIVRDLGHSVTGVAVTRDEAVAQAHAHRPGLVLADIQLADDSSGIDAVKDILAEFSVPVIFITAFPERLLTGERPEPTFLITKPFQRSTVRAAISQALFFDAATVAA; encoded by the coding sequence ATGTCGCTTGGCCAGAAACTCGCGCCGCACCTGCCCTTCCTTCGGCGCTATGCGCGCGCGCTGACCGGCAGCCAGAGCCACGGCGACAATTATGTGCGCGCGACGCTGGAGGCCATCGTCGCGGCGCCGGGCGATTTCCCCGCCGACGTCGACGCGCGCGTCGGCCTGTATCGCACCTTCCAGGCGATCTGGCAGTCGACCAGCTTCGACGATGACGGCGCGGCCCAGCCGCCCTTCGGCGCGGAGCGCGAGGCGGTGGCCCAGGCGCGCCTGCAAACGATTACCCCGCTGTCGCGCCAGGCGCTGCTGCTGACCGCGATGGAAGGCTTCACCGTCACCGAGACCGCCTATCTGATCGATTCGAGCGACGACGAGGTCGAGGCGCTCGTCGCCGATGCGGTTGCCGAGATCGAGCGGCAGACGCGCACCGACGTGCTGATCATCGAGGATGAGCCGATCATCGCGATGGACCTCGAAACGATCGTCCGCGATCTGGGCCACAGCGTCACCGGTGTCGCCGTGACCCGCGACGAGGCCGTCGCGCAGGCGCATGCCCATCGTCCGGGTCTCGTCCTTGCCGACATCCAGTTGGCCGACGACAGTTCGGGCATCGATGCGGTGAAGGACATCCTGGCCGAGTTCAGCGTACCGGTGATCTTCATCACCGCCTTCCCCGAACGCCTGCTGACCGGCGAGCGGCCCGAGCCGACCTTCCTGATCACCAAGCCGTTCCAGCGTTCCACGGTGCGCGCGGCGATCAGCCAGGCCCTGTTCTTCGACGCGGCGACCGTCGCGGCCTGA
- a CDS encoding twin-arginine translocase TatA/TatE family subunit, whose product MGGLSIWHWLVVGVIVMLLFGKGRFSDMMGDVAKGIKSFKKGMSEEDEPQQQAQRPAPRLQQQPPLEPNQDQKLQPMQDDRPHS is encoded by the coding sequence ATGGGTGGTTTGAGCATCTGGCACTGGCTGGTCGTGGGCGTGATCGTCATGCTCCTGTTCGGCAAGGGCCGTTTCTCCGATATGATGGGCGATGTCGCCAAGGGCATCAAAAGCTTCAAGAAGGGCATGTCCGAAGAGGATGAGCCCCAGCAGCAGGCCCAGCGTCCGGCCCCGCGCCTGCAGCAGCAGCCGCCGTTGGAGCCCAATCAGGATCAGAAGCTGCAGCCGATGCAGGACGATCGCCCGCATAGCTGA
- a CDS encoding bifunctional [glutamine synthetase] adenylyltransferase/[glutamine synthetase]-adenylyl-L-tyrosine phosphorylase yields MGTGLPSAALDALLARIDRHSPFLRVIARQRTEIVEAIAQDGVDAMIRAQCVAVDPADAARELRRQRQAVALGVAIADLGGAPLEQVVRWLSDFADHALDNAIRVAIVERTPDADPVGFAALALGKHGSRELNYSSDIDPILIFDPESLPRRAREEPIEAAVRIAKRVVDLLQTRDGDGYVFRVDLRLRPAPEATPVALPYEAALSHYESAALSWERAAFIRARAAAGDITLGQSFLDAIRPFVWRRSLDFGAIAEIRAMSHRIRDHHAQGQKFGLGYDLKRGRGGIREVEFYAQIHQLIHGGRDPALRAPATLDALAALGAAGVIGEGEARELADAYRLFRTIEHRLQMVDDQQTHRLPKQADALDNVAALDGMADGDALIARLRPHVDRIGTLYDALDGEPVRSMPAAGDQLEEALAASGFADPAAARRRIDQLREGKARALRTPVAQAALEAMLPKLIEAMGRAPDPDQAFARFDDLVGGLPSALNLFRLLEARPALAALVIAVLGHAPTLAQALARRPALLDGLIDATAFAPAPSTEILAAEFCGMERGDGYEDLLDHVRQLVGERRFALGVQLIEGAADPIDIGGGYARVAEAALQVIASAAVAEFERVHGKVPGGELVVLALGRLGGGALTHASDLDLVYLFTGDIMPESDGPKPLGATTYFNRLASRVSAALSVPTASGPLYEVDTRLRPSGTQGLLAVSVDSFARYQREGAWTWEHMALTRARPIFGSDAARAEVAAIVDETLRRKRDAEETRSDAVRMRADMARHKPPAGPYDVKLIPGGLVDAEFTVHLLQLTHHVGLDPRLRAAARALADAGLLDSGFADAHALLTRMLVTLRLVAPDSGEPPEASRALVAKACGHADWDALTVAYEMARALIAGEWARVSAQ; encoded by the coding sequence ATGGGAACCGGCCTGCCTTCCGCCGCCCTCGATGCGTTGCTTGCGCGGATCGACCGGCATTCTCCTTTCCTGCGCGTGATCGCCCGGCAGCGGACCGAGATCGTCGAAGCGATCGCGCAGGATGGCGTCGATGCGATGATCCGCGCGCAATGCGTGGCGGTCGATCCGGCCGATGCGGCGCGTGAGCTGCGTCGGCAGCGGCAGGCGGTGGCGCTGGGCGTCGCGATTGCCGATCTGGGCGGCGCGCCGCTGGAACAGGTGGTCCGCTGGCTGTCCGACTTTGCCGATCATGCGCTCGACAATGCGATCCGCGTCGCAATTGTGGAACGCACGCCCGATGCCGATCCGGTCGGCTTCGCCGCGCTGGCACTGGGCAAGCATGGCAGCCGCGAACTCAATTATTCGTCGGATATCGATCCGATCCTGATCTTCGATCCCGAGAGCCTGCCGCGCCGGGCGCGTGAGGAGCCGATCGAGGCGGCGGTGCGGATCGCCAAGCGTGTCGTCGATCTGCTCCAGACGCGCGACGGGGATGGCTATGTCTTCCGCGTCGACCTGCGCCTGCGCCCCGCGCCGGAGGCGACTCCGGTGGCACTCCCCTACGAAGCCGCGCTCAGCCATTATGAGTCGGCCGCTTTGTCGTGGGAGCGAGCCGCCTTCATCCGTGCGCGCGCGGCTGCTGGCGATATTACGCTCGGACAAAGCTTCCTCGATGCGATCCGCCCGTTCGTGTGGCGTCGCTCGCTCGATTTCGGGGCCATCGCCGAAATCCGTGCGATGTCGCACCGCATCCGCGATCATCATGCGCAGGGGCAGAAATTCGGCCTCGGCTATGATCTCAAGCGTGGCCGCGGCGGCATTCGTGAGGTCGAATTCTACGCGCAGATCCACCAGCTGATCCACGGCGGCCGCGATCCCGCGCTGCGGGCGCCCGCGACGCTCGACGCGCTGGCGGCGCTGGGCGCCGCCGGGGTGATCGGGGAAGGGGAGGCGCGTGAACTGGCCGACGCCTATCGCCTGTTCCGCACCATTGAACATCGGCTGCAGATGGTCGACGATCAACAGACGCACCGCCTGCCCAAACAGGCCGATGCGCTCGACAATGTCGCAGCTCTCGATGGCATGGCCGATGGCGACGCGCTGATCGCGCGGCTGCGCCCGCATGTCGACAGGATCGGCACGCTCTACGACGCACTCGACGGCGAACCCGTCCGCAGCATGCCCGCCGCCGGCGATCAGCTAGAGGAGGCGCTGGCCGCAAGCGGCTTCGCCGATCCCGCCGCCGCACGCCGCCGCATCGATCAGTTGCGCGAAGGCAAGGCCCGCGCGCTGCGCACCCCCGTCGCGCAGGCGGCGCTGGAGGCGATGCTGCCCAAGCTGATCGAGGCGATGGGCCGCGCGCCCGATCCCGATCAGGCGTTTGCGCGCTTCGACGATCTGGTTGGCGGCCTGCCGAGCGCGCTCAACCTGTTCCGCCTGCTCGAAGCGCGGCCCGCGCTCGCCGCGCTCGTGATCGCGGTCCTCGGCCATGCGCCCACGTTGGCGCAGGCGCTGGCGCGGCGGCCCGCCTTGCTTGACGGCCTGATCGACGCGACCGCCTTCGCGCCCGCGCCTTCCACCGAAATTCTCGCCGCCGAGTTTTGCGGGATGGAGCGCGGCGATGGCTATGAGGATCTGCTCGATCATGTCCGCCAGCTTGTCGGCGAACGTCGCTTCGCGTTGGGCGTCCAGCTGATCGAGGGGGCGGCCGATCCGATCGATATCGGCGGCGGTTATGCCCGCGTGGCCGAAGCCGCGCTGCAGGTGATCGCATCGGCGGCGGTCGCCGAGTTTGAACGCGTGCATGGCAAGGTGCCCGGCGGCGAGTTGGTCGTGCTGGCGCTCGGCCGGCTGGGGGGCGGGGCGCTCACCCACGCATCGGACCTCGATCTCGTCTATCTGTTCACGGGCGACATCATGCCCGAATCCGATGGGCCGAAGCCGCTGGGCGCCACCACCTATTTTAACCGGCTGGCGAGCCGGGTGTCGGCCGCGCTCTCGGTGCCCACCGCATCCGGTCCGCTCTACGAAGTCGATACGCGCCTGCGGCCTTCGGGCACGCAGGGTCTGCTCGCCGTCTCGGTCGACAGCTTCGCGCGTTATCAGCGTGAGGGGGCGTGGACGTGGGAGCATATGGCGCTCACCCGCGCGCGGCCGATCTTCGGATCGGATGCGGCGCGTGCCGAAGTCGCCGCCATCGTCGACGAAACGCTGCGGCGGAAGCGCGATGCCGAGGAGACTCGGTCCGACGCCGTGCGGATGCGCGCCGATATGGCGCGGCACAAGCCGCCCGCCGGCCCCTATGACGTCAAGCTGATCCCCGGCGGCCTCGTCGATGCCGAGTTCACGGTCCATCTGCTCCAGCTGACGCACCATGTCGGGCTCGATCCACGCCTGCGCGCCGCCGCCCGCGCGCTCGCCGATGCGGGGCTGCTCGATTCCGGGTTCGCCGACGCGCACGCCTTGCTTACCCGAATGTTGGTGACGCTTCGTCTGGTCGCACCGGACTCGGGGGAGCCGCCGGAGGCGTCCCGCGCGCTGGTCGCCAAGGCTTGCGGCCACGCCGATTGGGATGCGCTTACAGTGGCTTATGAAATGGCACGCGCCCTGATCGCGGGGGAATGGGCGCGGGTGTCGGCGCAATAG
- a CDS encoding entericidin A/B family lipoprotein, with protein MIKRIAAAALLSATLLAAACNTVEGAGKDVSSAGKAVSNAADGAK; from the coding sequence ATGATCAAGCGTATCGCCGCAGCCGCCCTGCTCTCGGCAACCCTGCTCGCCGCTGCGTGCAACACCGTCGAAGGCGCCGGCAAGGACGTTTCGTCGGCCGGCAAGGCGGTTTCGAACGCCGCCGACGGCGCCAAATAA
- a CDS encoding sigma-70 family RNA polymerase sigma factor — protein MIDSEGEKPENPEPVALSDGEFKDELARVIPHLRAFGRSLSGNRDLADDLVQETLMKAWAARKRFQAGTNMRAWTFIILRNLFLSQMRRARFRGEWDELTASKLLAAPASQDRHVELADMQRALLHLPQPQREALILVGAGGFAYEEAAEICGCAVGTIKSRVARGRAALEELLANGQLPSRREHKTDTSTTTLQQIMSDVDSLSRDRAPSLDDTDG, from the coding sequence ATGATCGATAGCGAAGGCGAAAAGCCGGAAAATCCGGAGCCTGTCGCGCTGTCCGATGGTGAGTTCAAGGATGAGCTTGCCCGTGTGATTCCCCACCTGCGCGCCTTTGGTCGCTCGCTTTCGGGCAATCGCGATCTGGCAGACGATCTGGTGCAGGAAACGCTGATGAAGGCATGGGCAGCGCGCAAGCGCTTCCAGGCCGGAACCAACATGCGCGCCTGGACCTTCATCATCCTGCGCAACCTGTTCCTGTCGCAGATGCGCCGCGCGCGCTTCCGCGGCGAATGGGATGAATTGACGGCGTCGAAGCTGCTCGCAGCACCTGCATCGCAGGATCGCCACGTCGAACTGGCCGACATGCAGCGTGCTTTGCTCCATCTGCCGCAGCCGCAGCGCGAGGCGCTGATCCTCGTCGGCGCGGGTGGCTTCGCTTATGAAGAAGCCGCCGAGATCTGCGGCTGTGCGGTCGGCACGATCAAGAGCCGCGTCGCGCGCGGCCGCGCCGCGCTGGAGGAACTGCTCGCCAACGGGCAGCTTCCGTCGCGCCGCGAGCACAAGACCGATACGTCGACCACGACGCTGCAGCAGATCATGTCGGACGTCGACAGCCTCAGCCGTGATCGTGCGCCGTCGCTGGATGATACGGACGGATAA
- the tatB gene encoding Sec-independent protein translocase protein TatB has product MFDIAPTELLLVAVVALVVIGPKDLPRAMRFVGQWVAKARGVARHFRSGIDEMIRQAELEEMEKKWAAENERIMREHPAQPSTDYVAPDPVDNDGQMLPIGHVSDVRPDGSVEQIEPAEASHPDPKTTPLP; this is encoded by the coding sequence ATGTTCGACATCGCACCGACCGAATTGCTGCTCGTGGCCGTCGTCGCGCTCGTCGTGATCGGCCCGAAGGATCTGCCGCGCGCGATGCGCTTCGTCGGCCAGTGGGTCGCCAAGGCGCGTGGCGTCGCGCGCCATTTCCGATCCGGCATCGACGAAATGATCCGTCAGGCCGAACTGGAGGAAATGGAAAAGAAGTGGGCGGCGGAAAATGAGCGGATCATGCGCGAGCATCCCGCCCAGCCGTCCACGGACTATGTCGCGCCCGATCCCGTCGACAATGACGGGCAGATGCTGCCGATCGGCCATGTAAGTGACGTGCGGCCCGACGGCTCCGTCGAACAGATCGAACCCGCCGAAGCGTCGCATCCCGATCCGAAGACGACCCCGCTGCCATGA
- a CDS encoding sensor histidine kinase, with amino-acid sequence MARSVRILAARLSTGTKMLLILSAALLPLGLIALLTSLDTARANKQQRLTAAQMTTAVYAAQVDSAIDGRIGAMRLPLANARDAADICRALISKVRPDNPGPAIAMFDGNGVRRCQTPGPRVTEGSLPAGVDQAVRIDDARKLLRVTVARPDHSLIAETELPVSEIPVQIADEPGMKLTRLALFQAGRSLMLRDNGAGSIARTVPIGDTGVLLQAWFEPDAVGARNTLLVAIPILMWLAAAFTGWLIVNQVLIYPMLKLQSAIDSYELGHGPLVLPRLNTPAHEIRELAESFAKVSSQIIAHEEELQEGLKTQVKLTREVHHRVKNNLQVISSLINLHARGASDPAAHDAYAAIQRRVDALAVVHRNHFAELEENRGVAMRALAGELASNLRASAPPAASGMPIALNMISANVGQDVAAPVAFLITEVVELMMFCNPKGSILISLEATDTPERALLRIETLALPEDAVESSPAFERFERVITGLARQLRSPLEQDTRAGRFAITIPIMPA; translated from the coding sequence ATGGCGCGGTCGGTTCGCATCCTGGCGGCCAGGCTGTCGACCGGCACCAAAATGCTGCTGATCCTTTCGGCGGCCTTGTTGCCGCTGGGCCTGATCGCACTTCTCACATCGCTGGATACCGCGCGCGCCAACAAGCAGCAGCGGCTGACGGCCGCGCAGATGACGACGGCGGTCTATGCAGCCCAAGTCGACAGCGCGATCGATGGCCGGATCGGCGCGATGCGCCTCCCCCTCGCCAACGCCCGCGACGCGGCCGATATCTGCCGCGCGCTGATCAGCAAGGTTCGTCCCGACAATCCCGGCCCGGCGATCGCGATGTTCGACGGCAATGGCGTGCGCCGGTGCCAGACGCCCGGCCCGCGCGTGACCGAAGGCAGCCTGCCCGCCGGAGTGGATCAGGCGGTGCGGATCGACGACGCGCGCAAGCTGCTGCGCGTCACGGTCGCGCGGCCCGATCATTCGCTGATCGCCGAAACCGAGCTGCCCGTTTCCGAAATCCCGGTCCAGATCGCCGACGAACCCGGCATGAAGCTGACCCGCCTCGCTTTGTTTCAGGCCGGGCGTTCGCTGATGCTGCGCGACAATGGCGCCGGATCGATCGCGCGGACTGTGCCGATCGGCGATACAGGCGTGCTGCTGCAGGCATGGTTCGAGCCCGACGCCGTTGGCGCGCGCAACACGCTGCTGGTCGCGATTCCAATCCTGATGTGGCTCGCGGCCGCCTTCACCGGCTGGCTGATCGTCAATCAGGTGCTGATCTATCCGATGCTCAAGCTGCAATCGGCGATCGATTCCTACGAACTGGGCCACGGCCCGCTCGTCCTGCCGCGCCTCAACACCCCCGCGCACGAAATCCGCGAACTGGCCGAAAGCTTCGCGAAGGTCTCCAGCCAGATCATCGCGCATGAGGAGGAATTGCAGGAGGGTCTGAAGACCCAGGTGAAGCTGACCCGCGAGGTCCATCACCGGGTGAAGAACAACCTTCAGGTCATCTCCAGCCTGATCAACCTGCACGCGCGCGGGGCGAGCGATCCGGCCGCGCACGACGCCTATGCGGCGATCCAACGCCGCGTCGACGCGCTCGCGGTCGTCCACCGCAACCATTTCGCCGAGCTTGAGGAGAATCGCGGCGTGGCGATGCGCGCGCTGGCGGGTGAACTGGCGTCGAACCTGCGCGCCTCCGCGCCGCCCGCCGCATCGGGCATGCCGATCGCGCTCAACATGATCAGCGCCAATGTGGGGCAGGATGTCGCCGCGCCGGTCGCCTTCCTGATCACCGAAGTCGTCGAGCTGATGATGTTCTGCAACCCCAAGGGATCGATCCTGATCTCGCTGGAGGCGACCGACACGCCCGAACGCGCGCTGCTGCGGATCGAGACGCTGGCGCTGCCCGAAGATGCGGTCGAAAGCTCGCCCGCCTTCGAACGGTTCGAACGCGTCATCACCGGCCTCGCCCGCCAGCTGCGCTCCCCCTTGGAACAGGATACGCGCGCCGGCCGCTTCGCGATCACCATCCCGATCATGCCCGCCTGA
- a CDS encoding peroxiredoxin yields MPVQGDKAPDVVLTMPDGATKRVSDWAGKPLVVYFYPKDDTPGCTTEAQAFTALADDFAKAGAAILGISRDTPKRHQNFIKKYDLKVELATDADGPDADAKVCEAFGVWVEKSLYGRSYMGIERATFLIDKDGMIARVWRKVKVKGHAEEVLEAVKAL; encoded by the coding sequence ATGCCCGTTCAAGGCGATAAGGCCCCCGATGTCGTGCTGACGATGCCCGACGGCGCGACGAAGCGCGTGTCGGACTGGGCCGGCAAGCCGCTCGTCGTCTATTTCTATCCGAAGGACGATACGCCGGGCTGCACCACCGAGGCGCAGGCCTTCACCGCGCTGGCGGACGATTTCGCCAAGGCGGGCGCCGCGATCCTCGGCATCTCGCGCGACACGCCGAAGCGGCACCAGAACTTCATCAAGAAGTACGACCTCAAGGTCGAACTCGCGACCGATGCCGACGGCCCGGATGCGGATGCCAAGGTGTGTGAGGCGTTCGGCGTGTGGGTGGAAAAGAGCCTGTACGGCCGGTCCTATATGGGCATCGAGCGCGCGACCTTCCTGATCGACAAGGACGGCATGATCGCCCGCGTCTGGCGCAAGGTGAAGGTCAAGGGCCACGCCGAAGAGGTACTGGAGGCCGTGAAGGCGCTTTGA